In Persicimonas caeni, a single window of DNA contains:
- a CDS encoding response regulator translates to MTNLIHRFIPEHFFAKENRLALRRAEIALKTVFTMVLWGPIVSGFYYWGGFTTGAVAVLSCCMVTLLAPLVLRYTGKMSLAAHFVLGPLFVLLVWLAYLLGGINSPVLSWLIFVPLFAALFRDTSTAVRWMVVVLVSWGVYIGVDMAGYELEPVLGPSIMAILELIELVGLGVSVFVIFLLKDHLQEWLIHKMRERQEELQQARDKAVEASRAKSAFLANMSHELRTPLNAVIGYSEMIKEEIEFMEEDEVEGVEQVTGFVPDLERIRTAGKHLLALINDILDLSKIEAGKMTTHVELFDVAELLDDIGGTIRPLANKNDNTLTIEVADELRYMRSDTTKVRQILFNLLSNACKFTTGGSVVLRAARGADGTQVEFTVEDTGVGMSPEQLDKVFEAFTQADSSTTREFGGTGLGLTITSHFCSLLGGSIAVESTPGEGSTFTVKLSADLDGQADGDAEASTGGDARSQPRLSGGDGEVVLVIDDDPTMRDLLQRVLEREGFQVATAANGSEGLLLAEQLAPDVITLDVMMPSMDGWTLLAKLKEHPELSATPVVMITMVSESKRGYALGADHFLVKPVDREQLLDVLQPYRSADSAAAEAGEAGEVLLVEDDEPTRSLIGRVLAKEGWQIVEAENGQVGLEKLAESDPDLVLLDLMMPKMDGFEFLRHFREDDAYADVPVVVVTAKELTAEDEERLRTGVSEILAKGGRDQDALLDEVRQQVRKVAAGRTRKARKPATV, encoded by the coding sequence ATGACCAATCTGATTCATCGGTTCATCCCCGAACACTTCTTCGCCAAAGAAAATCGACTCGCGCTGCGACGCGCCGAAATCGCGCTCAAGACCGTCTTTACGATGGTCCTGTGGGGGCCGATCGTGTCGGGCTTCTACTATTGGGGCGGCTTTACCACCGGGGCCGTCGCGGTGCTGTCGTGCTGTATGGTCACGCTTCTGGCGCCGCTGGTGCTGCGGTACACGGGCAAGATGTCCCTGGCCGCCCATTTCGTGCTCGGCCCCCTGTTCGTGTTGCTGGTGTGGCTGGCCTATCTGCTCGGCGGGATCAACAGCCCCGTGCTCAGTTGGCTGATCTTCGTGCCGCTATTCGCCGCGTTGTTTCGCGACACGTCGACCGCGGTGCGCTGGATGGTCGTGGTGCTGGTGTCCTGGGGCGTCTACATCGGCGTGGACATGGCAGGCTACGAGCTCGAGCCAGTGCTCGGGCCGAGCATCATGGCGATCCTGGAGCTCATCGAGTTGGTGGGCCTGGGCGTGTCGGTGTTTGTGATCTTCCTGCTCAAAGATCACCTGCAGGAGTGGTTGATCCACAAGATGCGCGAGCGCCAGGAAGAGCTGCAGCAGGCGCGTGACAAGGCCGTCGAGGCCAGCCGCGCCAAGAGCGCGTTTCTGGCGAACATGAGCCACGAGCTGCGCACACCGCTCAACGCGGTCATCGGCTACTCGGAGATGATCAAAGAAGAGATCGAGTTCATGGAGGAGGACGAGGTCGAGGGCGTCGAGCAGGTCACCGGGTTCGTCCCCGACCTGGAGCGCATCCGCACCGCCGGCAAGCACCTGCTGGCGCTGATCAACGATATCCTCGACCTGTCGAAGATCGAGGCGGGCAAGATGACCACCCACGTCGAGTTGTTCGACGTGGCCGAGTTGCTCGACGATATCGGCGGCACCATTCGCCCGCTGGCCAACAAGAACGACAACACGCTGACCATCGAGGTCGCCGACGAGCTGCGCTACATGCGCTCGGACACCACGAAGGTGCGCCAGATCTTGTTCAACTTGCTGAGCAACGCCTGCAAGTTCACCACCGGCGGCTCGGTGGTGCTGCGCGCGGCCAGGGGCGCCGATGGCACCCAGGTCGAGTTCACCGTCGAGGATACCGGCGTGGGCATGAGCCCCGAGCAGCTCGACAAGGTCTTCGAGGCGTTCACGCAGGCCGACTCGTCGACCACCCGCGAGTTCGGCGGCACCGGGTTGGGCCTGACGATCACGAGCCACTTCTGCTCGTTGCTCGGCGGCTCGATCGCCGTCGAGTCGACCCCGGGCGAGGGGAGCACGTTTACGGTGAAGCTCTCCGCCGACCTCGACGGCCAAGCCGACGGGGACGCCGAGGCGTCCACCGGGGGCGACGCGCGCTCGCAGCCGCGTCTGTCGGGCGGCGACGGCGAGGTCGTACTGGTCATCGACGACGACCCGACCATGCGCGACCTGCTGCAGCGCGTGCTCGAGCGCGAGGGCTTTCAGGTGGCCACCGCCGCCAACGGCTCCGAGGGCCTGCTGCTCGCCGAGCAGCTCGCGCCCGACGTCATCACGCTGGACGTGATGATGCCGTCGATGGACGGCTGGACCCTGCTGGCCAAGCTCAAGGAGCACCCCGAGCTTTCGGCCACGCCTGTGGTGATGATCACGATGGTTTCGGAGAGCAAGCGCGGCTACGCGCTGGGCGCCGACCATTTTCTGGTCAAGCCGGTCGACCGCGAGCAGTTGCTCGATGTGTTGCAGCCGTACCGAAGCGCCGACTCTGCTGCCGCAGAGGCTGGAGAGGCCGGCGAGGTGCTCCTGGTCGAAGACGACGAGCCGACCCGCTCGTTGATCGGCCGGGTGCTCGCCAAAGAGGGCTGGCAGATCGTGGAGGCCGAAAACGGTCAGGTCGGCCTCGAGAAGCTCGCCGAGAGCGACCCCGACCTGGTGCTCCTCGATCTGATGATGCCCAAGATGGATGGCTTCGAATTCCTGCGCCACTTCCGCGAAGATGACGCCTACGCGGACGTGCCGGTGGTGGTGGTCACCGCCAAGGAGCTCACCGCCGAGGACGAGGAGCGTCTGCGCACGGGAGTCTCCGAGATCTTGGCCAAGGGGGGGCGCGACCAGGATGCGCTGCTCGACGAGGTGCGCCAGCAGGTCAGAAAGGTCGCCGCCGGCCGCACGCGCAAGGCGCGCAAGCCGGCGACGGTATAA
- a CDS encoding Gfo/Idh/MocA family protein encodes MAQLKVGIVGAGSIAELHAKGYEKDPRAEIFAVCDRDEDRAISKSLAWGAKAYYTDYAEMLQNPEIDAVEILTPHHLHASQAIDALHAGKHVCVERPIALTHEEATQVVKAARESGRVLQVYEPCLFYKPLLDARNLIDAGEIGRPTNIRVSANIGRATSGIWDFANGGEHMWRFDPQLSGGSPMLFDVGYQTFCISLFLIGTVDKVDVWRGETEVGDNLKLDAPTVAMWKHFQQECYGTLHLNYAPERKLRTDYHPLELNITVGGTRGDIHIIRSSDPTQLESPVELRRDSRKVFYGQKSTAFEDSFVRATRNFIAACVGEDDPLLGGEEAQQLLMLTRAYHESSRRGRAVNLQHG; translated from the coding sequence ATGGCACAGTTGAAAGTCGGCATCGTGGGTGCAGGAAGCATCGCAGAACTGCACGCAAAGGGTTACGAGAAGGATCCGCGCGCCGAAATTTTCGCCGTGTGTGACCGAGACGAAGACCGCGCGATCAGCAAGTCTCTCGCCTGGGGCGCCAAAGCTTATTACACCGACTACGCAGAAATGCTGCAGAATCCGGAGATCGACGCCGTCGAGATCCTGACGCCGCATCATCTGCACGCCTCGCAGGCCATCGACGCGCTGCACGCCGGCAAACACGTGTGTGTCGAGCGTCCGATCGCGCTGACCCACGAGGAGGCCACCCAGGTCGTCAAGGCCGCGCGCGAGTCGGGCCGCGTGCTGCAGGTCTACGAGCCGTGCTTGTTCTACAAGCCGCTTCTGGACGCGCGTAACCTCATCGACGCCGGTGAAATCGGACGCCCCACCAATATCCGCGTGTCCGCCAACATCGGCCGGGCGACCAGCGGCATCTGGGACTTCGCCAACGGCGGCGAGCACATGTGGCGCTTCGACCCGCAATTGTCGGGCGGCTCGCCGATGCTGTTCGACGTGGGCTACCAGACCTTCTGCATCTCGCTCTTCCTCATCGGCACGGTCGACAAGGTCGACGTGTGGCGAGGCGAGACCGAGGTGGGCGACAACCTCAAGCTCGACGCGCCGACGGTGGCGATGTGGAAGCACTTCCAGCAGGAGTGCTACGGCACGCTGCACCTGAACTACGCCCCCGAGCGCAAGCTTCGCACCGACTACCACCCGCTCGAGCTCAACATCACGGTGGGCGGCACCCGCGGCGACATCCACATCATCCGCAGCTCCGACCCGACCCAGCTCGAGTCGCCCGTCGAATTGCGCCGCGACAGCCGCAAGGTGTTCTACGGCCAGAAGTCGACGGCCTTCGAGGACAGCTTCGTGCGCGCGACCCGCAACTTCATCGCCGCCTGCGTGGGCGAGGACGACCCGCTCTTGGGCGGCGAAGAGGCCCAGCAGCTGTTGATGCTCACCCGGGCCTACCACGAGTCGTCGCGGCGTGGACGCGCTGTGAACTTGCAGCACGGGTGA
- a CDS encoding diacylglycerol/lipid kinase family protein, with protein MSSVTSSRVRVVRTPGRYAVLLNARAKGWTGKLHHDIQRFVSSQDLYLTDDFRQAERTVDKLIAADYDAIFTGGGDGTICYLMSAIEERIRAGKVSRDDAPPVGVLRMGTGNAIATFVGAGPVTEDLRALRAGAPLVVHEVDMLEGAEGLFPFAGIGWDAEVLNDYEWLKDAVRDTAVENYATGFGGYWMSLISRTIPKALRQKPVTITITNTADEALRIDQSGNVIRTYEPGEVIFEGPVSTCAPATIPYWGFKIRMFPQAATRPGFAHLRCFDGTVPWILSHLHKYWKGEFRPEDIDDFLIKRVDVEVHDRAVPYQVAGDGVGYERRVEWKVADAPVRLAVPMH; from the coding sequence ATGTCTTCAGTCACATCCAGCCGCGTCCGCGTGGTCCGCACGCCCGGGCGCTACGCCGTACTCCTCAACGCCCGCGCCAAAGGTTGGACGGGTAAGCTGCACCACGACATCCAGCGCTTCGTCTCGTCGCAAGACCTGTACCTGACCGACGATTTCCGCCAAGCCGAGCGCACCGTCGACAAGCTCATCGCCGCCGACTACGACGCCATCTTCACCGGCGGCGGCGACGGCACCATCTGCTACCTGATGTCGGCGATCGAAGAGCGCATCCGCGCCGGCAAGGTCAGCCGCGACGACGCCCCGCCGGTGGGCGTGTTGCGCATGGGCACCGGCAACGCCATCGCCACGTTCGTGGGCGCCGGGCCGGTGACCGAAGACCTGCGCGCGCTGCGCGCCGGCGCCCCCCTGGTCGTCCACGAGGTCGACATGCTCGAGGGCGCCGAGGGCCTGTTCCCCTTTGCCGGCATCGGCTGGGACGCCGAGGTCCTGAACGACTACGAGTGGCTCAAAGACGCGGTGCGCGACACGGCGGTGGAGAACTACGCCACCGGCTTTGGCGGCTACTGGATGTCGCTCATCTCGCGTACCATCCCCAAGGCGCTCCGCCAAAAGCCGGTCACCATCACGATCACCAACACCGCCGACGAAGCCCTACGCATCGACCAGAGCGGCAACGTCATCCGCACCTACGAGCCCGGCGAGGTGATCTTCGAGGGGCCGGTGAGCACCTGCGCCCCGGCGACCATCCCCTACTGGGGCTTCAAGATCCGCATGTTCCCGCAGGCCGCCACCCGCCCCGGCTTCGCCCACCTGCGCTGCTTCGACGGCACCGTGCCCTGGATCTTGAGCCACCTGCACAAGTACTGGAAAGGCGAGTTTCGCCCCGAAGACATCGACGACTTCCTGATCAAGCGCGTCGACGTCGAGGTCCACGACCGCGCGGTGCCCTACCAGGTCGCCGGCGACGGCGTGGGCTACGAGCGTCGCGTCGAATGGAAGGTCGCCGACGCCCCGGTACGCCTGGCCGTGCCGATGCACTAG
- a CDS encoding Hpt domain-containing protein: MSTSIRPPEGEKVVDWDEALDRVAGSEETLDELVEIFLEQWPQMMDEIEQGVARADFTLLRRAAHTLKGSAAIFGARRVSHVASSLSQMGKNETLDGSDIALRELQDEMDKLVPELERRL, translated from the coding sequence ATGAGCACGTCGATCAGACCCCCCGAGGGCGAAAAAGTCGTCGACTGGGACGAGGCGCTCGACCGCGTGGCCGGCAGCGAGGAGACGCTCGACGAACTCGTCGAGATCTTCTTGGAGCAGTGGCCCCAGATGATGGACGAGATCGAGCAGGGCGTCGCCCGCGCCGACTTCACGCTGCTGCGCCGCGCCGCGCACACCCTGAAGGGCTCGGCGGCGATCTTTGGCGCCCGGCGGGTCAGCCACGTGGCCAGCTCGCTGTCGCAGATGGGCAAGAACGAAACCCTCGACGGCTCGGACATCGCCCTGCGCGAGCTGCAAGACGAGATGGACAAGCTGGTGCCGGAGTTGGAGCGACGGCTGTGA
- a CDS encoding response regulator: MTAGVEDAVPPPAVGPQRDYSRLRLFGRRWLIPSLVAIIGLGAAIVGWQWLSYRDEQMVRTEFRSDAAQQAQVVQFELNEQLGVLRGLSALYTAIENVGPLDFEEFTTPFLVERRSVQGLFWIPRVPGEQRVAHERAGQAAVHPDYGLRVFDKQGAPQAAPEQQNYFPILFAQMRNQPPESVLGLDVSSLPVVRRAMRRARDGGTPIISAPLELPSLPQEHTFVAGIYPVYVAHSSVQTVPYRRQNLQGFVGVVYNLDEIVEGALRDLPPAAIDLRLLDPTGRQRFETLYSYSWAIDAAGDERDSVLLSDLPGWLNYRERIEVPGQRWLLDLRPTPAYIESQRTLAPALALGGGILGTGLLFALVAVAVNRAERIQQEVDKATNQLQEAHRALGERTDALAHSEKFLDDIIENIPLMIYVKSADDLTYERVNRAGEEIMGMSRHRIVGRTDADLFPAEQAEFCREKDLQALQEGRLIDISEEKVFAHNGEERVLHTKKMPIFDADGEPAYVMGISEDITARRTREEELKGSLFELAQSKEQLRRAKERAEEANQAKSEFLANMSHDIRTPMNGIVGFTELLLNTGLDPLQHEYVSLIDQSANSLLRLLNDILDLSKMEAGELTLERARFQLCDLLAEVLQTQAVRAHEKGVELGYRVPVDLPSSYLIGDRLRLRQIIDNLVGNAIKFTPAGEVRVEAEVEWRADDEICLHFEVQDTGVGISDDEQDKIFEAFRQGSAISDAKRGTGLGLTIASRLVHAMDGKIWVDSELGQGSTFHFTARFGIEELPADQKIPTQEVTGRRALVVDDTRLNRRMLRELLEHWGMDVTLAPGGPQGLAMLREESDEPFDVILLDQVMPHMTGKEFASALKKSDEYRDVPIVLMSSAGLVPLDPVQYDDLGVVRSLTKPVKQRELWKAVCDALDKSDRARRERTRRPHEYAAAERPLRVLVAEDDRVNQRLIERVLERQGHQIEIADNGKAALQAFEPGAYDVILMDVRMPEMDGFETTREIRRREEGSDTRVPIIAMTAHAMKGDRERCLAAGMDDYVAKPVKAETVYEVLERVADGRLVSESQRDESEPDESQPEDTHTEESS; the protein is encoded by the coding sequence ATGACAGCAGGCGTCGAAGACGCAGTCCCGCCCCCCGCGGTGGGACCCCAGCGCGACTACTCGCGTCTTCGCCTCTTCGGCAGGCGATGGCTCATCCCGAGCCTCGTCGCCATCATCGGCCTGGGCGCAGCGATCGTGGGCTGGCAGTGGCTCAGCTACCGCGACGAGCAGATGGTGCGCACCGAGTTTCGCAGCGACGCCGCCCAGCAGGCCCAGGTCGTCCAGTTCGAGCTCAACGAGCAACTCGGCGTGCTGCGCGGGCTCAGCGCGCTGTACACGGCCATCGAGAACGTCGGCCCGCTCGACTTCGAGGAGTTCACCACCCCGTTTTTGGTCGAGCGCCGAAGCGTGCAGGGCTTGTTCTGGATCCCGCGGGTGCCCGGCGAGCAACGCGTGGCGCACGAGCGCGCCGGCCAAGCCGCCGTGCATCCCGACTACGGGTTGCGCGTGTTCGACAAACAGGGCGCGCCTCAGGCTGCTCCCGAGCAGCAAAATTACTTTCCGATCCTGTTCGCCCAGATGCGCAACCAGCCCCCCGAGTCGGTGCTGGGCCTGGACGTGAGCTCGCTTCCGGTGGTGCGCCGTGCGATGCGGCGCGCGCGCGACGGGGGCACGCCCATCATCTCGGCGCCCTTGGAGCTGCCGAGCTTGCCCCAAGAGCACACCTTCGTGGCCGGGATCTACCCGGTGTATGTGGCCCACAGCTCGGTGCAGACGGTGCCCTACCGGCGCCAGAACCTGCAGGGCTTCGTCGGGGTGGTCTACAACCTCGACGAGATCGTCGAGGGGGCGCTACGCGACCTGCCTCCGGCGGCCATCGACCTGCGCCTGCTCGACCCGACCGGCCGCCAGCGCTTCGAGACGCTGTACAGCTATTCGTGGGCCATCGACGCCGCGGGCGACGAGCGCGACAGCGTCTTGCTGTCGGATTTGCCCGGTTGGCTGAACTACCGCGAGCGCATCGAGGTGCCCGGCCAGCGCTGGCTGCTCGACCTGCGCCCGACGCCCGCCTATATCGAAAGCCAGCGCACCCTGGCGCCGGCCCTGGCGCTGGGCGGCGGGATCTTGGGCACCGGGCTTCTGTTTGCGCTGGTGGCCGTCGCGGTCAACCGCGCCGAGCGCATCCAGCAGGAGGTCGACAAGGCGACCAACCAACTCCAGGAGGCCCACCGCGCCCTGGGCGAGCGCACGGACGCGTTGGCCCACTCCGAGAAGTTCTTGGACGATATCATCGAGAACATCCCGCTGATGATCTACGTCAAGAGCGCCGATGACCTCACCTACGAGCGTGTCAACCGCGCCGGCGAAGAGATCATGGGCATGTCTCGCCATCGGATCGTCGGGCGCACCGACGCCGACCTCTTCCCTGCCGAGCAGGCCGAATTCTGCCGCGAGAAAGACCTGCAGGCGCTCCAGGAAGGGCGCCTGATCGACATCTCCGAGGAGAAAGTCTTCGCCCACAACGGCGAAGAGCGCGTGCTGCACACCAAAAAGATGCCCATCTTCGACGCCGACGGCGAGCCGGCGTACGTGATGGGGATCTCCGAGGATATCACCGCCCGCAGGACGCGTGAGGAGGAGCTCAAGGGCTCGCTGTTCGAGCTCGCCCAATCCAAAGAGCAGCTTCGCCGCGCCAAGGAGCGCGCCGAGGAGGCCAATCAGGCCAAGAGCGAGTTTTTGGCGAATATGAGCCACGATATTCGCACGCCCATGAACGGCATCGTCGGGTTCACCGAGCTGTTGTTGAACACGGGCCTCGACCCGCTGCAGCACGAGTACGTCTCGCTGATCGACCAGTCGGCCAATTCGCTGCTCAGGCTGCTCAACGACATCCTCGACCTGTCCAAGATGGAGGCCGGTGAGCTGACCCTGGAGCGGGCGCGCTTCCAGCTATGCGACCTCTTGGCCGAGGTACTGCAGACCCAGGCAGTGCGCGCCCACGAAAAGGGCGTCGAGCTGGGCTATCGCGTCCCGGTCGATCTTCCGTCGAGCTACCTTATCGGCGACCGCCTGCGGCTTCGCCAGATCATCGACAACCTGGTCGGCAACGCCATCAAATTCACCCCTGCCGGCGAGGTGCGCGTGGAGGCAGAGGTCGAGTGGCGCGCCGACGACGAGATCTGCCTGCACTTCGAGGTTCAGGACACCGGCGTGGGGATCTCGGACGACGAGCAGGACAAGATCTTCGAGGCGTTTCGCCAGGGCTCGGCCATCAGCGACGCCAAGCGCGGCACCGGCCTGGGGCTGACGATTGCGTCTCGGCTGGTGCACGCCATGGACGGAAAGATCTGGGTCGACAGCGAACTCGGCCAGGGGAGCACCTTTCACTTTACCGCGCGCTTCGGCATCGAGGAGCTGCCCGCCGACCAGAAGATTCCCACCCAGGAGGTCACCGGTCGGCGCGCGTTGGTCGTCGACGACACCCGGCTCAATCGGCGCATGCTGCGCGAGTTGCTCGAGCACTGGGGGATGGACGTCACGCTGGCCCCGGGCGGCCCGCAGGGCCTGGCGATGCTTCGCGAGGAGTCCGACGAGCCCTTCGACGTCATCCTGCTCGACCAGGTCATGCCCCACATGACCGGCAAGGAGTTTGCGAGCGCGCTCAAAAAGAGCGACGAATACCGCGACGTGCCCATCGTGTTGATGTCGTCGGCCGGCCTCGTGCCCCTCGACCCGGTGCAATACGACGACTTGGGCGTGGTGCGCAGCCTGACCAAGCCGGTCAAGCAGCGCGAGCTGTGGAAGGCGGTGTGCGACGCACTCGACAAGAGCGATCGGGCCCGACGCGAGCGCACGCGCCGCCCGCACGAATATGCCGCCGCCGAGCGTCCCTTGCGGGTGCTCGTCGCCGAGGACGACCGCGTCAACCAGCGCCTCATCGAGCGGGTGCTCGAGCGGCAGGGCCACCAGATCGAGATCGCCGACAACGGCAAGGCCGCCCTGCAGGCCTTCGAGCCGGGCGCCTACGACGTCATCTTGATGGACGTGCGCATGCCCGAGATGGATGGCTTCGAGACCACCCGCGAGATCCGCCGCCGCGAGGAGGGCTCGGATACGCGCGTGCCCATCATCGCCATGACCGCGCACGCCATGAAGGGCGACCGCGAGCGGTGCCTGGCCGCGGGCATGGACGACTACGTGGCCAAGCCGGTCAAAGCCGAGACGGTCTACGAGGTGCTCGAGCGGGTGGCCGACGGGCGGCTTGTGTCCGAATCACAACGCGACGAATCAGAACCCGACGAATCGCAACCCGAAGATACTCACACCGAGGAGAGCTCATGA
- a CDS encoding Glu/Leu/Phe/Val dehydrogenase dimerization domain-containing protein, producing the protein MRENKTTIVLVEDNPLHSRLVERLISAGGRIPYEVETFAGLDPALAHLAKEPADVILLDLVLPESQGLDTLARVRANAPDVPIVVLTGVDDMDIAVRAVDAGAFDYIVKDKMSAARLDRAVRYALERTRARASEWHSPMLRLAHQQFMKAAQMLDIDDNIRQRLLFPQRTQLVSFPFRRDEYDQVETVFGYRVQHVLTMGPTKGGVRYHEGMNLGEVSALAMWMTWKCAVMELPFGGAKGGVRIDPTTLSFPELQRLTRRYTSEIFEIIGPDRDIPAPDMGTDEQVMAWMMDTYSEQKGFAVPTVVTGKPVVLGGSKGRKEAVGRGLVYVVEEAADVVGMKLDGATAAVQGFGNVGYHTARFLDEAGVRVLAVSDRSGGTYNSGGLSVEHLRRWVDEHGHVEGYPEGDALSNAELLELDCDVLVPAAVENQITAENAPRLGCRILAEAANGPTTTEADDILRDRDVFVVPDLLASAGGVTVSYFEWVQGTQNYMWSLEQVNERLRELLANAFHRTLERSRDEDVDLRTAAMLEGVERVVKAKLIRGLFP; encoded by the coding sequence ATGCGCGAAAACAAGACTACCATCGTTCTCGTCGAGGACAACCCGCTTCACAGCCGGCTGGTCGAGCGGCTGATCTCGGCGGGCGGTCGGATTCCCTACGAGGTGGAGACCTTTGCGGGGCTCGACCCCGCACTCGCCCACCTGGCCAAAGAGCCGGCGGATGTGATCTTGCTCGACCTGGTGCTCCCCGAAAGCCAGGGCCTCGACACGCTGGCGCGGGTGCGGGCCAACGCCCCCGACGTGCCCATCGTGGTGCTCACCGGCGTCGACGACATGGACATCGCCGTGCGCGCGGTCGACGCGGGCGCCTTCGACTACATCGTCAAAGACAAGATGAGCGCCGCGCGCCTCGATCGCGCGGTGCGCTATGCCCTGGAGCGCACCCGGGCGCGGGCCAGCGAGTGGCACTCGCCGATGCTTCGCCTGGCCCACCAGCAGTTCATGAAGGCCGCGCAGATGCTCGACATCGACGACAATATCCGCCAGCGCTTGCTCTTTCCGCAGCGCACCCAGCTGGTCTCGTTTCCGTTTCGCCGCGACGAGTACGACCAGGTCGAGACGGTCTTCGGCTACCGCGTCCAGCACGTGCTCACGATGGGTCCGACCAAAGGCGGGGTGCGCTACCACGAGGGGATGAACCTGGGCGAAGTGTCGGCGCTGGCGATGTGGATGACCTGGAAGTGCGCGGTCATGGAGTTGCCGTTCGGCGGCGCCAAGGGCGGGGTGCGCATCGACCCAACCACGCTGAGCTTTCCCGAGCTGCAGCGGCTCACGCGCCGCTACACCTCCGAGATCTTCGAGATCATCGGCCCCGACCGCGACATCCCCGCCCCCGACATGGGCACCGACGAGCAGGTCATGGCGTGGATGATGGACACCTACAGCGAGCAGAAGGGCTTTGCGGTGCCCACGGTGGTCACCGGCAAGCCGGTGGTCTTAGGCGGCTCGAAGGGGCGCAAGGAGGCGGTCGGCCGCGGCCTGGTCTACGTGGTCGAGGAGGCCGCCGACGTCGTCGGCATGAAGCTCGACGGGGCGACGGCCGCCGTACAGGGCTTTGGCAACGTGGGCTATCACACCGCGCGCTTTCTCGACGAGGCCGGCGTGCGCGTGCTGGCGGTGAGCGACCGCTCCGGGGGCACCTACAACAGCGGGGGGCTGTCGGTCGAGCACCTTCGGCGCTGGGTCGACGAGCACGGCCACGTCGAGGGCTACCCGGAGGGCGACGCGCTGAGCAACGCCGAGCTTCTGGAGCTCGACTGCGACGTGCTCGTGCCGGCGGCCGTCGAAAACCAGATCACCGCCGAGAACGCCCCCCGGCTGGGCTGCCGCATCTTGGCCGAGGCCGCCAACGGGCCGACGACCACCGAGGCCGACGATATCTTGCGCGACCGCGACGTCTTCGTCGTCCCCGACCTTTTGGCCAGCGCCGGCGGCGTGACCGTGTCGTATTTCGAGTGGGTCCAGGGCACCCAGAACTACATGTGGTCGCTCGAGCAGGTCAACGAGCGCCTGCGCGAGCTCTTGGCGAATGCGTTCCACCGCACCCTCGAGCGCTCGCGCGACGAAGACGTCGACCTGCGCACCGCCGCCATGCTCGAGGGCGTCGAGCGCGTCGTCAAAGCCAAACTCATCCGCGGCCTCTTCCCCTAA